A window of Streptomyces sp. DG1A-41 contains these coding sequences:
- a CDS encoding toxin-antitoxin system HicB family antitoxin, whose amino-acid sequence MDLTPYVDNLRHELAVAADAGGDDARALAERLTAPLESAARLTLLNALSAAMGEVTRDLAPGSVDVRLRGLDPEFVVTPPPAPEPFREVREPVAAPAPAPPPPPADADDGAMARINFRLPAHLKARAEDAAAAEGLSVNAWLVRAVSTALDGGARTSPQGRGKDSGSRGFTGWVR is encoded by the coding sequence ATGGACCTCACGCCCTACGTCGACAACCTCCGGCACGAGCTCGCCGTCGCCGCGGACGCCGGCGGTGACGACGCTCGTGCCCTCGCCGAGCGGCTCACCGCACCCCTGGAGTCCGCCGCCCGCCTGACCCTCCTCAACGCACTGTCCGCCGCCATGGGCGAGGTCACGCGGGACTTGGCGCCGGGCTCGGTCGACGTGCGGCTGCGCGGACTCGACCCCGAGTTCGTGGTGACGCCGCCGCCGGCACCCGAGCCGTTCCGTGAGGTGCGGGAGCCGGTCGCGGCCCCCGCCCCCGCGCCGCCCCCGCCGCCCGCGGACGCCGACGACGGCGCCATGGCTCGGATCAACTTCCGCCTCCCCGCCCACCTCAAGGCCCGCGCCGAGGACGCTGCGGCGGCGGAGGGCCTGTCGGTCAACGCCTGGCTGGTACGGGCCGTGTCCACCGCCCTCGACGGCGGGGCGCGCACGAGCCCGCAGGGCCGCGGCAAGGACTCGGGCAGCCGGGGCTTCACCGGCTGGGTCCGCTAG
- a CDS encoding DUF4097 family beta strand repeat-containing protein yields the protein MPAFDTPEPISAILELDAGAARITAGKRTDTVVEVLPRNGSDDNDVRAVQQTQVTFSGGRLTVRTPRKRALFGKPGAVEVSVELPAGSDVRATAALGGFFCEGRFGGVTLKTSLGDIQADEVAGANLRTDLGDIRLARSTGDVEVIGSGRIEIGTVAGAATVKNANGATEIGEVTGGLKTNAANGEISVGIAHSSVDAKSANGRIEIGVARAGVEAMCSNGRIRVGDVTRGRIDLRTSVGDLEVGIHEGTAAWLDLNTKYGTVRNALGSAAGPADSDETVEVYGRTSTGDIIIRRA from the coding sequence ATGCCTGCTTTCGACACCCCCGAACCGATCTCCGCCATCCTCGAGTTGGACGCCGGGGCCGCCCGCATCACCGCGGGCAAGCGCACCGACACGGTCGTGGAAGTGCTGCCGCGCAACGGCTCCGACGACAACGACGTACGTGCCGTGCAGCAGACCCAGGTCACCTTCTCGGGCGGCCGCCTCACGGTCAGGACACCCAGGAAGCGGGCCCTGTTCGGCAAGCCGGGCGCCGTCGAGGTGAGCGTCGAACTGCCCGCGGGGTCCGATGTCCGGGCCACGGCGGCCCTGGGCGGGTTCTTCTGCGAGGGCCGATTCGGGGGCGTCACGCTCAAGACCTCGCTCGGCGACATCCAGGCCGACGAGGTGGCCGGCGCGAACCTCAGGACCGACCTCGGCGACATCCGTCTGGCCCGCTCGACCGGCGACGTCGAGGTCATCGGCTCGGGCCGTATCGAGATCGGCACCGTCGCCGGCGCGGCGACCGTCAAGAACGCCAACGGCGCGACCGAGATCGGCGAGGTGACCGGAGGCCTGAAGACCAACGCGGCCAACGGCGAGATCTCCGTCGGCATCGCACACAGCAGCGTCGACGCCAAGTCCGCCAACGGCCGGATCGAGATCGGCGTCGCCCGCGCCGGCGTCGAGGCGATGTGCTCCAACGGCCGCATCCGCGTCGGCGACGTCACCCGCGGCCGGATCGACCTTCGCACCTCCGTCGGCGACCTCGAAGTGGGCATCCACGAGGGCACCGCGGCCTGGCTCGACCTGAACACCAAGTACGGCACGGTACGCAACGCGCTCGGCTCCGCCGCCGGCCCCGCGGACTCCGACGAGACCGTCGAGGTGTACGGCCGGACCTCGACCGGCGACATCATCATCCGCCGCGCCTGA
- a CDS encoding metal ABC transporter permease, whose amino-acid sequence MTLADGVWQQIFDFTDYGELLTLVRNSLIAGVALGLVGGLAGVFVLMRDLPFAVHGISELSFAGASAALLLGANIVVGSIAGSLLAAGAIGVLGTRARDRNSVIGIIMPFGLGLGVLFLALYKGRAANKFGLLTGQIVAVDTPQMSWLLGTSVLVLIALAVMWRPLTFASTDPDVAEARGVPVRTLSFAFMLVLGLAVALSVQVVGALLVLTLVVTPAAAAARVTASPVLLPVLSVLFAVASIEGGILLALGSSIPISPYVTTISFGIYAVCRVTGRYRTRRWGSRRTVVRAA is encoded by the coding sequence ATGACGCTCGCCGACGGGGTCTGGCAGCAGATCTTCGACTTCACCGACTACGGCGAGCTGCTGACCCTGGTCCGCAACTCTCTCATCGCCGGCGTGGCACTCGGTCTCGTGGGCGGGCTGGCCGGGGTCTTCGTCCTGATGCGGGACCTGCCGTTCGCGGTGCACGGCATCAGCGAGCTGTCCTTCGCGGGCGCGTCGGCCGCGCTGCTGCTGGGCGCGAACATCGTGGTGGGCTCGATCGCCGGTTCGCTCCTCGCGGCCGGGGCCATCGGGGTGCTGGGGACACGGGCCCGGGACCGCAACTCGGTGATCGGCATCATCATGCCGTTCGGGCTGGGTCTCGGCGTGCTCTTCCTCGCCCTCTACAAGGGCCGGGCGGCCAACAAGTTCGGGCTGCTCACCGGTCAGATCGTTGCCGTGGACACCCCGCAGATGTCGTGGCTGCTCGGTACGTCCGTGCTGGTGCTGATCGCCCTGGCGGTGATGTGGCGTCCGCTCACCTTCGCCAGCACGGACCCGGACGTGGCCGAGGCACGCGGGGTGCCGGTGCGTACGCTGTCCTTCGCGTTCATGCTGGTGCTCGGGCTCGCGGTCGCCCTGTCGGTGCAGGTCGTCGGCGCGCTGCTGGTGCTCACGCTGGTCGTCACCCCGGCCGCGGCCGCCGCCCGCGTCACCGCGTCGCCGGTGCTGCTGCCCGTGCTGAGCGTGCTGTTCGCCGTGGCCTCGATCGAGGGCGGCATCCTGCTCGCGCTGGGCAGCAGCATCCCCATCAGCCCCTACGTCACGACGATCTCGTTCGGCATCTACGCGGTGTGCCGGGTGACCGGGAGGTACCGGACCCGGCGGTGGGGATCGCGGCGGACGGTGGTGCGGGCGGCGTGA
- a CDS encoding ferredoxin translates to MSDPRQPLRLSADRDRCAGAGMCALTAPEVFDQDDEEGLVVLLHPAPAPEHQAAARMAVGLCPAGAIALDSQDSTAP, encoded by the coding sequence ATGAGCGACCCACGACAGCCGCTGCGTCTCAGCGCCGACCGTGACCGCTGCGCGGGCGCCGGCATGTGCGCCCTGACGGCTCCCGAGGTCTTCGACCAGGACGATGAGGAAGGCCTGGTGGTGCTCCTGCACCCCGCGCCGGCACCCGAGCACCAGGCCGCCGCCCGGATGGCCGTCGGCCTCTGCCCCGCCGGAGCCATCGCCCTCGACTCGCAGGATTCCACGGCCCCGTAG
- a CDS encoding amidohydrolase, protein MSENAPTLVLTGGQVLTVDAGFTVAEGVAVRGRDILSVGSDAEMRALAGPGTRIVELGGRTVLPGINDSHLHGAAYGMTKPPFAIDVGHPAVGSLADIAAAVARAARDVPDGEWIVGLGWDPGYLAECLADPGRFPHRRDLDAVAPGHPVCLTDFSSHMVWANSEALRRCGIDADTTPPPGGVIDHDPDGRPTGILREAAGRLVQAALPAPTLAQRRQAIQGVIRELHSRGITSYTEPGLGPGGAGTLFGGLSTDNWTAYADLAASGELRARVSVLLLPAPMGGSAADVREGLAELRRPESADPRLLRAIGVKIFGDGVPPNRTAWMNEPYPEGGHGALCVHGDTPALQADELREMIRVAHEAGFQLGVHVTGDRAIDTVVDAFVAADRAAPRPDARHYVIHGDFVSPGSLAKLAAHGYGVNMNPAIKWTVSDLMDEVVGPERSACQWPVRSALDAGVRVCASSDAPITEPDWRQGVASMMLRESRASGRPSGPEQCVPLADALRAYTATPAWQDFADDWKGTVEPGRAADLCVLDRPLLGLDPHDITKVQVDLTVFDGRVVFER, encoded by the coding sequence ATGAGCGAAAACGCCCCCACCCTCGTCCTGACCGGCGGCCAGGTTCTCACCGTCGACGCCGGCTTCACCGTCGCCGAAGGCGTTGCCGTACGCGGCCGGGACATTCTGTCCGTCGGCAGCGACGCGGAGATGCGCGCCCTGGCCGGTCCCGGCACTCGGATCGTCGAACTGGGCGGCCGGACCGTGCTGCCCGGCATCAACGACTCGCATCTGCACGGAGCCGCCTACGGGATGACGAAGCCGCCGTTCGCCATCGACGTCGGCCATCCGGCGGTGGGTTCCCTCGCCGACATCGCCGCGGCCGTCGCCCGGGCGGCACGGGACGTCCCGGACGGAGAGTGGATCGTCGGCCTGGGCTGGGACCCCGGTTACCTCGCCGAGTGCCTCGCCGACCCGGGCCGCTTCCCCCATCGCCGGGACCTGGACGCGGTGGCGCCGGGTCACCCGGTCTGCCTGACCGACTTCTCCTCGCACATGGTGTGGGCCAACTCCGAGGCGCTGCGCCGCTGCGGCATCGACGCGGACACCACGCCCCCGCCCGGCGGCGTCATCGACCACGACCCCGATGGCCGGCCGACCGGCATCCTGCGCGAGGCCGCCGGGCGGCTCGTCCAGGCCGCCCTGCCCGCCCCCACGCTCGCCCAGCGCCGCCAGGCCATCCAGGGCGTGATCCGCGAGCTGCACTCCCGCGGCATCACCAGCTACACCGAGCCCGGCCTCGGCCCCGGCGGTGCCGGAACCCTCTTCGGCGGCCTGAGCACCGACAACTGGACCGCGTACGCGGACCTCGCGGCGAGCGGTGAACTCCGGGCGCGCGTCAGCGTCCTGCTGCTGCCCGCCCCCATGGGCGGCTCTGCCGCCGACGTCCGCGAGGGCCTGGCCGAACTGCGCCGCCCCGAGTCCGCCGACCCCCGGCTGCTGCGGGCCATCGGCGTCAAGATCTTCGGCGACGGAGTGCCGCCCAACCGCACGGCCTGGATGAACGAGCCGTACCCGGAGGGCGGTCACGGCGCCCTGTGCGTCCACGGCGACACCCCCGCGCTCCAGGCCGACGAACTGCGCGAGATGATCCGGGTCGCCCACGAGGCCGGTTTCCAGCTCGGCGTGCACGTCACCGGCGACCGCGCCATCGACACGGTGGTGGACGCCTTCGTCGCCGCCGACCGGGCCGCGCCCCGCCCCGACGCCCGTCACTACGTCATCCACGGCGACTTCGTCAGCCCCGGCAGCCTGGCCAAGCTCGCCGCGCACGGCTACGGCGTCAACATGAACCCCGCCATCAAGTGGACCGTCTCCGACCTGATGGACGAGGTCGTGGGCCCCGAACGCTCCGCCTGCCAGTGGCCGGTGCGCTCCGCGCTCGACGCCGGAGTACGGGTCTGCGCCAGCTCCGACGCGCCGATCACCGAACCCGACTGGCGACAGGGCGTGGCCTCGATGATGCTCCGCGAGTCCAGGGCCAGCGGACGCCCCAGCGGCCCCGAACAGTGCGTGCCGCTCGCCGACGCCCTGCGCGCCTATACCGCCACCCCGGCCTGGCAGGACTTCGCCGACGACTGGAAGGGCACCGTCGAGCCGGGCAGGGCAGCCGACCTGTGCGTCCTGGACCGACCGCTGCTCGGCCTCGACCCGCACGACATCACCAAGGTCCAGGTGGATCTCACGGTGTTCGACGGACGCGTGGTCTTCGAACGCTGA
- a CDS encoding cytochrome P450, which produces MSYDPTAADATAAEEPPTLPTDRHTGCPFDPPAGLTALSDKPLRRLRYADGHIGWLATGHAAARAILADPRFSSRYELMHLPVPMPGMPQELPPAPVGDLTGLDAPEHTRYRRLLTGKFTVRRMRQLTERVERLTTECLDAMEQAGPTADLVEAFAQPVPALMICELLGVPYAGRERFQSQVATVFDQTADAEAKGEAYAALLQYLNELVLAKRAEPTDDLLSDLTTSDLTDEELAGIGALLLAAGLDTTANMLGLGTFALLSNPGQLEALRADPGLAEQTVEELLRYLSVADPIPRAALEDVEVAGRLIKAGETVTVSVQAANRDPHRFPDPDRLDIHRKATGHLAFGHGAHQCLGQQLARVEMTVAFRALFARFPTLRLAVPPQEVPLRERSSIYGVVSLPVTWDEE; this is translated from the coding sequence ATGTCGTACGACCCGACGGCCGCCGACGCCACCGCCGCCGAAGAGCCCCCCACCCTGCCCACCGACCGGCATACCGGCTGCCCCTTCGACCCGCCCGCCGGACTCACCGCGCTGAGCGACAAGCCGCTGCGCCGCCTGCGCTACGCCGACGGACACATCGGCTGGCTGGCCACCGGACACGCCGCGGCCCGCGCGATCCTGGCCGACCCGCGCTTCAGCTCGCGCTACGAACTCATGCACCTGCCGGTACCGATGCCAGGGATGCCCCAGGAACTGCCACCGGCGCCGGTCGGCGACCTCACCGGCCTCGACGCCCCCGAACACACCCGCTACCGGCGCCTGCTCACCGGCAAGTTCACCGTCCGCCGCATGCGTCAACTCACCGAGCGTGTCGAGCGGTTAACCACCGAGTGCCTGGACGCCATGGAACAGGCCGGACCCACGGCCGACCTGGTGGAGGCGTTCGCACAGCCCGTGCCCGCGCTCATGATCTGCGAGCTCCTCGGCGTGCCGTACGCCGGTCGCGAGCGCTTCCAGAGCCAGGTGGCGACCGTCTTCGACCAGACGGCGGACGCGGAGGCCAAGGGCGAGGCCTATGCGGCGTTGCTCCAGTACCTGAACGAACTGGTCCTCGCCAAGCGCGCCGAGCCCACCGACGACCTGCTCAGCGATCTGACCACCTCCGACCTCACCGACGAGGAGCTGGCCGGAATCGGCGCACTGCTGCTCGCCGCCGGGCTGGACACCACCGCGAACATGCTCGGCCTCGGCACCTTCGCCCTGCTGAGCAATCCCGGCCAACTCGAGGCCCTGCGCGCCGACCCGGGCCTCGCCGAGCAGACCGTGGAGGAGCTGCTGCGCTACCTCAGCGTGGCCGATCCGATTCCGCGGGCAGCGCTCGAGGACGTCGAGGTGGCGGGCCGGCTCATCAAGGCGGGCGAGACGGTGACCGTTTCCGTGCAGGCCGCCAACCGCGACCCGCACAGGTTCCCCGACCCCGACCGGCTCGACATCCACCGCAAGGCCACCGGACACCTGGCCTTCGGCCACGGCGCCCACCAGTGCCTCGGCCAGCAGCTCGCCCGCGTCGAGATGACCGTCGCGTTCCGGGCGCTCTTCGCCCGCTTTCCCACCCTGCGCCTCGCGGTGCCGCCGCAGGAGGTGCCGCTGCGCGAGCGCTCCAGCATCTACGGCGTGGTCAGCCTGCCCGTCACCTGGGACGAGGAGTAG